A genomic window from Sebastes fasciatus isolate fSebFas1 chromosome 7, fSebFas1.pri, whole genome shotgun sequence includes:
- the mrm3a gene encoding rRNA methyltransferase 3A, mitochondrial has translation MAAFMRSVICLVSIERHVLLSRGSGVVVESKRYVRGLRRKPVQVLFPDNETGKVVKPQPQPPQPARLNVKRQKEDKVTASLKHPGERDSVKVRDNVQSTIKHAVLKDHIDGVRFERALPGDKRLAKLVSVARSRTFREQQGKILLEGRRLICDALDAGANPQMVFFSTADRLRELPLDKLKRATLVKVKFEDIKTWSDLVAPQGVIAIFARPDPSRLNLAKRGHSVPLSLICDNIRDPGNLGTMLRCAVAAGCHNVLLTKGCVDAWEPKVLRAAMGAHFRLPIYPSLDWDDVEKHLPKPVTVHVADSSCGVDRSRETEDSQVGMSHKPSKAGDYGWVSTRPNRNNTRYEEYDSDSDSDFEEGGLSLPRVDLKLYHESWAQSPTALVIGGETHGLSVEAVQLAEKTAGHRLFIPVAPDVDSLNSAMATSILLFEGRKQLLKLMQTPGRKSKAEQQIS, from the exons ATGGCAGCCTTCATGAGAAGCGTGATATGTCTTGTCTCCATAGAGAGACATGTTTTACTATCGAGGGGAAGCGGTGTTGTTGTGGAGTCAAAGCGGTATGTCCGTGGTCTGAGGAGGAAACCTGTCCAAGTGTTGTTCCCCGACAACGAGACAGGTAAAGTGGTGaagcctcagcctcagcctccTCAGCCAGCCAGGCTGAACGTCAAGAGGCAGAAGGAGGACAAAGTCACAGCTTCACTAAAGCATCCTGGAGAAAGAGACTCTGTTAAAGTGAGGGATAACGTGCAGTCAACTATAAAACATGCTGTCTTAAAGGATCACATTGATGGAGTGCGCTTTGAGAGGGCTCTCCCTGGAGATAAACGACTGGC GAAGTTAGTGAGTGTTGCCCGTTCCAGGACATTTCGGGAGCAGCAGGGTAAAATCCTCCTGGAGGGCAGGCGTTTGATCTGCGACGCGCTGGACGCCGGAGCCAACCCACAGATGGTGTTCTTCAGTACCGCGGATCGGCTCCGAGAGCTGCCCTTGGATAAGCTGAAAAGGGCCACGCTAGTCAAGGTCAAGTTTGAGGACATCAAGACCTGGTCTGACCTTGTGGCCCCACAAGGGGTGATCG ccATATTTGCTCGTCCGGACCCGTCGCGGTTGAACTTAGCTAAAAGAGGTCATTCGGTGCCGCTGTCCCTGATATGCGACAACATCCGAGACCCTGGCAACCTCGGGACGATGTTGCGATGTGCTGTTGCTGCTGGCTGCCATAATGTCCTACTCACAAAGG GTTGTGTTGATGCTTGGGAGCCTAAAGTTCTGCGCGCAGCAATGGGCGCCCATTTCCGCCTTCCCATCTATCCCAGCTTGGACTGGGATGATGTGGAAAAACATCTCCCTAAACCTGTGACTGTCCATGTGGCTGACAGCAGTTGTGGCGTTGACAGAAGTAGAGAAACGGAGGATTCACAGGTCGGCATGTCTCACAAACCCTCCAAAGCAGGAGACTACGGCTGGGTCAGCACAAGGCCCAATCGCAACAACACGCGCTACGAGGAATACGATTCTGATTCGGACTCAGATTTTGAAGAGGGGGGACTTTCACTTCCCAGAGTGGACCTGAAGCTGTACCACGAGAGCTGGGCTCAGAGTCCCACTGCTCTTGTGATAGGTGGAGAGACACACGGTCTGAGTGTAGAGGCAGTGCAGCTGGCTGAGAAAACCGCCGGGCACAGGCTCTTTATCCCTGTCGCTCCTGATGTGGACAGCTTGAACTCCGCCATGGCCACCAGTATCCTTTTATTTGAGGGCAGGAAGCAACTGTTGAAACTAATGCAGACACCTGGAAGGAAATCTAAAGCAGAGCAGCAGATTTCATGA